One Kribbella sp. NBC_00662 genomic region harbors:
- a CDS encoding BNR-4 repeat-containing protein, translated as MDAPRVINDNGAWCWFQDERALIDPDAGLLVAGSIAAPEGPGGDERAGNVELTVVDLRSGSTDVVVLHERFEADDHDVPALWRRRDGRWLAVYTKHKTDDLTRWRISEPGDPLTWGPEQTFDWGEFTGGRGVTYSNLHELDGRLYCFARAVNDDPCALVSDDEGDTWEYAGKLFTRPKIGYVNGYTRYVSTPTRVDLITTDHHPRDYNNSIYHGYLEGGALHRTDGTVVDSKALDADAPSQVELTEVLAADSVWDGEPMTHWWTVDIRRGGDGSLAAVMLARHDVPEKPEDAFARQHPVPDHRFFYARLAPGGTWQVQQLAKAGHGLLVHENDYTGLVAIDPYDLDSLYVSTPIDPRDGAALKHHEIFHARMNDGGPTWTPVTENSAVDNLRPIVAPGDPGRVPLLWFRGEMTASQHYACEVVLLDRARQT; from the coding sequence ATGGATGCGCCTCGAGTGATCAATGACAACGGTGCCTGGTGCTGGTTCCAGGATGAGCGGGCCTTGATCGATCCGGACGCCGGCCTGCTGGTCGCAGGTTCGATCGCCGCGCCGGAGGGACCAGGCGGAGACGAGCGGGCCGGCAATGTCGAGTTGACCGTGGTCGATCTGCGATCCGGCTCGACCGACGTCGTCGTCCTGCATGAGCGGTTCGAAGCCGACGATCACGACGTACCGGCGTTGTGGCGACGACGCGATGGTCGCTGGCTGGCGGTGTACACGAAGCACAAGACCGATGACCTGACCCGCTGGCGGATCAGCGAGCCCGGCGATCCGCTGACCTGGGGACCGGAGCAGACGTTCGACTGGGGCGAGTTCACCGGCGGGCGCGGCGTCACGTACTCGAACCTGCACGAGCTCGACGGCCGGCTCTACTGTTTCGCTCGCGCGGTGAACGACGACCCCTGTGCGCTCGTCTCCGATGACGAGGGCGATACCTGGGAGTACGCCGGCAAGCTGTTCACCCGCCCGAAGATCGGATACGTCAACGGCTACACGCGCTATGTCTCGACGCCCACACGCGTCGACCTCATCACGACCGACCACCACCCACGCGACTACAACAACTCGATCTATCACGGCTATCTCGAGGGTGGTGCGCTGCATCGGACCGACGGAACGGTCGTGGACAGCAAGGCGCTCGACGCCGACGCGCCGTCGCAGGTGGAGCTGACCGAGGTCCTCGCCGCGGATTCGGTCTGGGACGGCGAGCCGATGACGCACTGGTGGACCGTCGACATCCGTCGCGGCGGCGACGGCTCGCTCGCTGCGGTGATGCTCGCTCGCCACGACGTACCGGAGAAGCCGGAGGATGCGTTCGCGCGACAGCATCCGGTGCCGGATCACCGCTTCTTCTACGCGCGGCTCGCGCCCGGCGGCACGTGGCAGGTGCAGCAGTTGGCGAAGGCCGGCCACGGTCTGCTGGTGCACGAGAACGACTACACCGGCTTGGTCGCGATCGACCCGTACGACCTCGACTCGCTCTACGTCTCGACGCCGATCGACCCGCGCGACGGCGCCGCGCTGAAGCATCACGAGATCTTCCACGCACGGATGAACGACGGCGGGCCGACGTGGACGCCGGTGACCGAGAACTCCGCCGTCGACAACCTCCGGCCGATCGTCGCACCCGGCGATCCCGGCCGCGTCCCGCTGCTCTGGTTTCGCGGCGAGATGACGGCCTCGCAGCACTACGCGTGTGAGGTGGTTCTCCTGGACCGCGCGCGACAGACATAG
- a CDS encoding MFS transporter, with protein sequence MSVPVRRLWVAVLAGYLAFGATLQALPSYVPEKFGGGALASGTAVGIAFLATACARPFAGRLADAGWSRPVVVTGGVLAAVGGLGQILAPDLALLLVARLVMGAGEAALFSAALPWVLSGTQVARRGRLAGWFGLSMWGGLAGGPVIATVVGDRVWWVVVGLSLASAALVLTTRSDPGRIEPLGSADEQGRREQVRIRRLQAVVPTGVRLPGATIGLAAYCYGTVAALLVLRLRADDLGVDNIALAVFAAAFLIARFAGSPLVDRYGGRVVAASTVPLAVIALVGIALANGPVAAVLCTALAGVGLALVYPACISMTLDQVRGLRPGVSMAVMTSFWDLGVMVAGPLGGLVAEHASYPAAFLVAAGVGLACVLVALRAPRRAVSPRLPEPRPRVQGPGRPR encoded by the coding sequence ATGAGCGTTCCGGTACGGCGGTTGTGGGTGGCGGTGCTGGCTGGGTACCTCGCGTTCGGAGCCACGTTGCAGGCGCTGCCGTCGTACGTGCCGGAGAAGTTCGGCGGCGGCGCGCTGGCGAGCGGGACCGCGGTCGGGATCGCGTTCCTGGCGACGGCATGCGCGCGGCCGTTCGCGGGCCGGCTGGCGGATGCGGGCTGGTCCCGGCCGGTCGTGGTGACCGGGGGAGTGCTGGCGGCAGTTGGGGGCCTTGGGCAAATACTTGCTCCGGACCTGGCCCTGTTGCTGGTCGCGCGGCTGGTGATGGGAGCCGGCGAGGCGGCGCTGTTCTCGGCGGCGCTGCCGTGGGTGCTCTCGGGTACGCAGGTGGCGCGGCGCGGGCGGTTGGCCGGCTGGTTCGGGTTGTCCATGTGGGGTGGGCTGGCCGGTGGCCCGGTCATCGCGACCGTCGTCGGTGACCGAGTGTGGTGGGTTGTCGTGGGGCTGTCGCTCGCGTCGGCCGCTCTGGTGCTGACGACCCGCTCGGATCCGGGTCGGATCGAGCCGCTGGGGTCGGCAGATGAGCAAGGCCGGCGTGAGCAGGTGCGCATCCGTCGGCTGCAGGCCGTTGTGCCGACTGGAGTGCGGTTGCCTGGGGCAACCATCGGGCTGGCTGCCTATTGCTACGGGACGGTGGCCGCCTTGCTGGTGCTGCGATTGCGCGCCGACGATCTCGGTGTGGACAACATCGCCCTGGCTGTCTTCGCGGCGGCGTTCCTGATCGCACGCTTCGCCGGCAGCCCGCTCGTCGACCGGTACGGCGGCCGCGTGGTGGCGGCGTCGACGGTCCCGCTCGCGGTCATCGCGCTGGTGGGCATCGCGCTGGCCAACGGACCTGTCGCCGCGGTCCTGTGTACGGCGCTGGCCGGCGTGGGCCTGGCGCTGGTCTATCCGGCCTGCATCTCGATGACGCTGGATCAGGTGCGTGGGCTGCGGCCGGGTGTCTCGATGGCTGTGATGACGTCGTTCTGGGATCTCGGGGTGATGGTCGCGGGTCCGCTCGGAGGGCTCGTCGCCGAGCACGCAAGCTACCCGGCGGCGTTCCTCGTGGCGGCCGGAGTGGGCCTCGCGTGTGTCCTGGTCGCTCTCAGAGCGCCGAGGCGAGCAGTGTCTCCACGATTGCCCGAGCCTCGGCCCCGAGTCCAGGGTCCTGGTCGACCGCGCTGA
- a CDS encoding alkaline phosphatase PhoX, producing the protein MSVDRRSVLRGAAVGAAGVGFTAVGAVPTLAEAAPAARGGHSPFPQHKPFPPLLDDPKGLLALPAGFKYRVVTKAGETKLKSGHPTPTLHDGTAVFDGSRHGTYTLIQNHEIGAADPLGVPAIEGTVYDSGVGAAGGCTVISVDRDGKNLGEWVGISGTITNCAGGPTPWGTWMTCEETENKANGTTRLKDHGYVFEVWGDGKTAHPVPLKALGRYAHEALAIDEDRTHIYLSEDASGPNGSFYRWSAPRGYRLSSRSWQDLQNKDFGTLEALAILGDDGKPIPDVAYLTSAQLLRPFRTTWVPVPDRDGTTTSVRKQFTDGQITRGKKFEGVYGTKQGVYVVNSYAESGTADLPADAVPHDGMVWFYNYEARTIQLVTYFPENAAANKGPEAKYDDLNFDSPDNVTVTPWGSLILAEDGQASSHVLSATPGGPTYAIARNMLNDSEFTGPTFSADGKVLFVNIQTPGITLAITGPWRDYLG; encoded by the coding sequence ATGTCTGTCGATCGTCGTTCCGTCCTCCGTGGTGCCGCCGTAGGTGCGGCCGGAGTCGGTTTCACCGCAGTCGGCGCCGTACCGACGCTGGCCGAGGCCGCGCCTGCTGCGCGCGGCGGCCACTCGCCGTTCCCCCAGCACAAGCCGTTCCCGCCGCTGCTCGACGACCCGAAGGGCCTGCTCGCGCTGCCGGCCGGGTTCAAGTACCGGGTGGTCACCAAGGCCGGTGAGACCAAGCTGAAGAGCGGTCACCCGACGCCGACCCTGCACGACGGGACCGCGGTCTTCGACGGCAGCCGGCACGGCACCTACACGCTGATCCAGAACCACGAGATCGGCGCCGCCGACCCGCTCGGCGTACCGGCGATCGAGGGCACCGTCTACGACAGCGGCGTCGGCGCGGCCGGCGGCTGCACGGTCATCTCGGTCGACCGCGACGGCAAGAACCTCGGCGAATGGGTCGGCATCTCGGGCACGATCACCAACTGCGCCGGCGGCCCGACGCCGTGGGGCACCTGGATGACGTGTGAGGAGACCGAGAACAAGGCCAACGGCACCACCCGGCTGAAGGACCACGGCTACGTCTTCGAGGTCTGGGGCGACGGCAAGACCGCCCACCCGGTGCCGCTGAAGGCGCTCGGCCGGTACGCGCACGAGGCGCTCGCGATCGACGAGGACCGCACCCACATCTACCTGTCCGAGGACGCCTCCGGCCCGAACGGGTCGTTCTACCGCTGGTCGGCGCCGCGCGGCTACCGGCTCAGCTCGCGCAGCTGGCAGGACCTGCAGAACAAGGACTTCGGCACGCTCGAGGCGCTGGCGATCCTCGGTGACGACGGCAAGCCGATCCCGGACGTCGCGTACCTGACCTCGGCCCAGCTGCTGCGTCCGTTCCGCACCACCTGGGTGCCGGTGCCGGACCGCGACGGCACGACGACGTCGGTGCGCAAGCAGTTCACCGACGGCCAGATCACCCGCGGCAAGAAGTTCGAGGGCGTCTACGGCACCAAGCAGGGCGTGTACGTGGTGAACTCGTACGCCGAGTCCGGCACCGCCGACCTGCCGGCCGACGCCGTACCGCACGACGGCATGGTGTGGTTCTACAACTACGAGGCCCGCACCATCCAGCTCGTCACGTACTTCCCCGAGAACGCGGCCGCGAACAAGGGCCCCGAGGCGAAGTACGACGACCTGAACTTCGACAGCCCGGACAACGTCACCGTGACGCCGTGGGGCTCGCTGATCCTGGCCGAGGACGGTCAGGCCAGCAGCCACGTGCTGAGCGCGACGCCGGGCGGCCCGACGTACGCCATCGCCCGGAACATGCTGAACGACTCCGAGTTCACCGGTCCGACGTTCTCCGCGGACGGCAAGGTGCTGTTCGTCAACATCCAGACGCCGGGTATCACGCTGGCCATCACCGGCCCGTGGCGCGACTACCTCGGCTGA
- a CDS encoding NADPH-dependent F420 reductase, translated as MTHVSIIGSGNMGQAISSVVAKGGNTVELFDSTDKDKPVTGEVVILAVPYPAIDQVLADRADQLSGKVVVDITNPLNFETFDSLVVPADGSAAAELAEKLPDSKVLKAFNTTFAATVASGQAGQVPTTVLIAGDHADAKAQFAGIVSEGGLKAVDAGSLKRARELEAVGFLQLTLAIGEKVAWTGGFGLV; from the coding sequence ATGACGCACGTCAGCATCATCGGCAGCGGCAACATGGGGCAGGCGATCTCCTCGGTCGTCGCCAAGGGCGGCAACACCGTCGAGCTGTTCGACTCCACCGACAAGGACAAGCCGGTCACCGGCGAGGTCGTGATCCTCGCGGTGCCGTACCCGGCGATCGACCAGGTCCTCGCCGACCGTGCCGACCAGTTGAGCGGCAAGGTCGTCGTCGACATCACCAACCCGCTGAACTTCGAGACGTTCGACTCGCTCGTCGTTCCGGCGGACGGTTCGGCGGCGGCCGAGCTGGCCGAGAAGCTGCCGGACTCGAAGGTCCTGAAGGCTTTCAACACCACGTTCGCGGCGACGGTGGCGTCGGGTCAGGCCGGGCAGGTTCCGACCACGGTCCTGATCGCGGGCGACCACGCCGACGCCAAGGCGCAGTTCGCCGGGATCGTCTCCGAAGGCGGCCTGAAGGCGGTCGACGCGGGCTCGCTGAAGCGTGCGCGCGAGCTCGAGGCGGTCGGGTTCCTCCAGCTCACCCTCGCGATCGGCGAGAAGGTCGCCTGGACCGGCGGCTTCGGTCTCGTCTGA
- a CDS encoding S8 family serine peptidase — MADQTGDRKYVAQIELILAAFGREVEIYPEDWQKRPEGADYLYRNGVVLVRDEDVTRVIELFQGGRPAEGGIGGVTRLLLPEKVPGDAPEDRSVTQRFLKYADLRLGRGVVTPEHLFYVTPSVSPCPATEPEEVPPGIAPDPMVPEPFPSAGNPDGRGVKVVVLDVGWSDAPAAYWLNGVTGDPENAFDGSGRIRPYAGHGTFIAGVMRAIARNVEIVVKSYFTTAGAMWEFDLAAALDEVLDLAPDIISLSAGTRTRFDLPALGLDVFIQTRLNRVNGLTLVAAAGNEASRDYFWPAAFPETVGVGALAENGRDRASFSNFGAWVDVYAPGENLVNAFLTGDYECTEPPNTGQLRTFAGMARWSGTSFATPLVAGLIAGRMSVTGENAKQAADALLAFALTQSEPGVGPVLRAGDAITAVS, encoded by the coding sequence ATGGCGGATCAAACCGGCGACCGAAAATACGTCGCCCAGATCGAACTGATTCTGGCCGCGTTCGGGCGCGAGGTCGAGATCTATCCCGAGGACTGGCAGAAGCGGCCGGAAGGGGCCGACTATCTGTACCGCAACGGAGTCGTCCTGGTCCGGGACGAGGACGTCACCCGGGTGATCGAACTGTTCCAGGGCGGACGCCCGGCCGAGGGCGGGATCGGCGGCGTCACCCGGCTGCTGCTGCCGGAGAAGGTTCCGGGCGACGCGCCGGAGGACCGGTCGGTCACCCAGCGATTCCTGAAGTACGCCGATCTGCGGCTCGGACGCGGCGTGGTCACGCCCGAGCACCTGTTCTATGTGACGCCCAGCGTCAGCCCGTGCCCGGCCACCGAGCCGGAGGAGGTGCCGCCCGGGATCGCGCCGGACCCGATGGTGCCGGAGCCGTTCCCGTCCGCGGGCAACCCCGACGGCCGCGGTGTGAAGGTTGTGGTACTGGACGTCGGCTGGTCGGACGCGCCCGCGGCGTACTGGCTGAACGGGGTGACCGGTGACCCGGAGAACGCGTTCGACGGTTCGGGGCGGATCCGGCCGTACGCCGGCCACGGCACGTTCATCGCCGGTGTCATGCGCGCGATCGCCCGCAACGTGGAGATCGTGGTGAAGAGCTACTTCACCACGGCCGGCGCGATGTGGGAGTTCGATCTCGCCGCGGCGCTGGACGAGGTGCTCGACCTCGCGCCGGACATCATCAGTCTGTCGGCCGGCACCCGGACGCGGTTCGATCTGCCGGCGCTCGGCCTGGACGTGTTCATCCAGACCCGGCTGAACCGTGTCAACGGCCTCACACTGGTCGCCGCGGCCGGCAACGAAGCGAGCCGGGACTACTTCTGGCCGGCTGCGTTCCCGGAGACCGTCGGCGTCGGAGCACTCGCGGAGAACGGCCGGGACCGGGCGTCGTTCAGCAACTTCGGCGCCTGGGTCGACGTCTACGCCCCGGGCGAGAACCTGGTGAACGCCTTCCTCACCGGCGACTACGAGTGCACCGAACCGCCGAACACCGGCCAGTTGCGCACCTTCGCCGGCATGGCGCGCTGGAGCGGTACGTCGTTCGCGACGCCGCTCGTGGCTGGCCTGATCGCCGGGCGGATGTCGGTCACCGGCGAGAACGCCAAGCAGGCGGCGGACGCGTTGCTCGCCTTCGCGCTGACCCAGTCGGAGCCGGGAGTCGGCCCGGTCCTGCGGGCCGGCGACGCGATCACGGCAGTCAGCTAG
- a CDS encoding LysE family translocator, with protein sequence MPIDQHLLLAFLLTTTIAMITPGPDMLFILGCGMRSGPRAGLLATAGVATSEAVHVAVAAAGLAALFAAVPVAFTAVRIVGAAYLIYLGVQMIRHRNDAVDDAPAGAAMSGRKAYLTGLTTNLLNPKMVTFTIAFLPQFVVPAHGRVWLQFAVLGAILIVLEFLVDGTVGLLSGRIGGWLRSRRTARRRIDTATGGIFIGLGVRLALLR encoded by the coding sequence ATGCCGATCGACCAGCATCTTCTGCTTGCGTTTCTGCTGACGACGACGATCGCGATGATCACGCCGGGGCCGGACATGTTGTTCATCCTCGGGTGCGGGATGCGCAGCGGTCCGCGGGCCGGGTTGCTCGCGACGGCCGGGGTTGCGACGAGTGAGGCCGTGCATGTCGCGGTGGCGGCGGCCGGGTTGGCCGCGTTGTTCGCGGCGGTGCCGGTCGCGTTCACCGCAGTACGGATCGTCGGTGCGGCGTACCTGATCTATCTCGGGGTGCAGATGATCCGGCACCGGAACGACGCGGTCGACGACGCGCCGGCCGGAGCGGCTATGTCGGGGCGGAAGGCGTATTTGACCGGGCTGACCACGAATCTGCTGAACCCGAAGATGGTGACGTTCACGATCGCGTTCCTGCCGCAGTTCGTGGTGCCGGCGCACGGCCGGGTGTGGCTGCAGTTCGCGGTGCTCGGCGCGATCCTGATCGTGCTGGAGTTCCTCGTCGACGGCACGGTCGGACTGCTGTCCGGGCGGATCGGCGGCTGGCTGCGGTCTCGCCGTACCGCCCGCCGCCGGATCGACACGGCGACGGGCGGGATCTTCATCGGCCTCGGCGTAAGGCTCGCCTTGCTGCGGTAG
- a CDS encoding serine hydrolase domain-containing protein, translated as MWTAPGFEHVAEAFERNFTERGELGAAFAAYHRGELVVDLWGGTADPETGRAWDRDTIHLMFSGTKGLTSACMLLLVQRGQLELDHPLARYWPEFGAEGKERITIAEVLSHQARLPWVEAGYADLLDHDLMAAHLAAQAPAADPRAVFMYHAVTWGWLLDELVRRVDGRTVGQFFADEFAVPLELEVWIGLPEELHWRAATMVAPDGVLVDGPWSELNRPNPLWVPGSEKIWNSQEYRSAGLAAVGGYATARGMAKFYALLLGDGVLAPEIVELGRREIRRGIEPTWGSPMVYGAGFELQDDAFGHPGAGGSRHGAWPGRETTFSYLMNEVRVGPDERSLTLLDALSRGSRATGR; from the coding sequence ATGTGGACAGCACCGGGATTCGAGCACGTGGCCGAGGCGTTCGAGCGAAACTTCACCGAGCGGGGCGAGCTGGGCGCGGCGTTCGCGGCGTACCACCGGGGTGAGTTGGTCGTCGACCTGTGGGGCGGGACCGCCGACCCGGAGACAGGCCGGGCATGGGATCGGGACACGATCCACCTGATGTTCTCCGGGACCAAGGGACTCACCAGCGCCTGCATGCTGCTGCTGGTGCAACGTGGTCAACTCGAGCTCGACCACCCCTTGGCCCGCTACTGGCCCGAATTCGGTGCCGAGGGCAAAGAACGGATCACGATCGCCGAGGTGTTGTCCCACCAGGCCCGTCTGCCGTGGGTCGAGGCCGGGTACGCCGATCTGCTCGACCACGACCTGATGGCAGCGCACCTCGCCGCGCAGGCGCCGGCGGCCGATCCGCGCGCAGTGTTCATGTACCACGCGGTGACCTGGGGCTGGCTTCTCGACGAGCTGGTACGGCGGGTCGACGGCCGCACCGTGGGACAGTTCTTCGCGGACGAGTTCGCCGTACCGCTGGAACTCGAGGTGTGGATCGGCTTGCCCGAGGAGCTGCACTGGCGGGCAGCGACGATGGTGGCGCCGGACGGCGTGCTCGTCGATGGGCCGTGGTCGGAGTTGAATCGGCCGAACCCACTGTGGGTGCCGGGCTCGGAGAAGATCTGGAACAGCCAGGAGTACCGCAGTGCCGGGCTGGCAGCCGTGGGTGGCTATGCGACGGCGCGAGGGATGGCGAAGTTCTACGCCTTGTTGCTGGGAGACGGTGTCCTGGCGCCGGAGATCGTCGAGCTCGGTCGCCGGGAGATCCGGCGCGGCATCGAGCCGACGTGGGGGAGTCCGATGGTTTACGGTGCCGGGTTCGAGTTGCAGGATGACGCATTCGGTCACCCCGGAGCAGGCGGCTCGCGGCACGGCGCATGGCCGGGCCGCGAGACCACCTTCTCCTACCTGATGAACGAGGTCCGCGTTGGACCGGACGAACGCTCGCTCACGCTTCTGGATGCACTCAGCCGAGGTAGTCGCGCCACGGGCCGGTGA
- a CDS encoding CHAT domain-containing protein: protein MPTAGGSAGAVENLLPLALSRPHDAIASARTVLARDPLAIDASIAHQAWGISLRQLGDTPAAVRELRTALRLAEQSGRSEREADVLATLGATLGRAGRSREGLARLDRAVELSRGALTGRVLVRRADVLLVLGRHREALDDLRLAIARLRRSGDQVWEARSRNYRGFIQLALGGTKRADADFAVAEKLYAATGQEFEYAEARQNRGLVAYSRGDLPSALRYLDEAGRRFAAVGVVWPDLAIDRCGVLLAAGLSAEALAEMDQAIAQMEAEGGTATKRGELWFAAATAALAAGDPQAAQDRADRARRLFSAQRREWWSVRSSMVQLEARYQAGERGEPLLRRVSAAARRLDALGASEASAAHLLAGRLALADGRSRTADRELELAGQHSKDAPPMARSSAWLGKALRAEARSDVRGMLSACGRGLDALDEHRLTMGATELRALATGQGAELAELALRDALRRDDPRRLLVWGERWRATALGVPPVRPSDDEQLGADLAALRDVVRRSDASPDPALEKERRRLEKAVRDRALRAQGGALGGAASRFDVDGLVDALGETVLVELIEVDGVLHAVVVRDGRITRHEVGPMAAAAVEVERSRFRLRWLAHARPQARPHGGRMAGGRDYRGPSLDVLGQRLGDAILGAAVERLGDRAVVMVPPGRLQALPWGLVPALAERAVNVVPSAAVWLRARRLRPPADRRVVLVLGPGLSAGRAEVMRLAAKYPDATVLADGDATAEKVLRELDGAWIAHIAAHGTFRADSPMFSSLRLDDGPLTVYDFERLRRAPYRMVLSSCDSGLAKPVGADELLGLSSSLIPLGAAGILASVVPVNDPATAPLMLALHDNLQAGQSLATAFAGARTEARGDPVTIAAARSFVALGA, encoded by the coding sequence ATGCCGACGGCAGGGGGGAGTGCCGGGGCGGTGGAAAATCTGCTGCCCCTGGCTTTGTCGCGTCCGCACGACGCGATCGCCTCCGCGCGCACTGTGCTGGCCCGGGACCCGTTGGCGATCGATGCCTCGATCGCGCATCAGGCCTGGGGCATCAGTCTCCGGCAGCTCGGCGACACCCCGGCGGCGGTCCGCGAGTTGCGTACCGCGTTGCGGCTCGCGGAGCAGTCCGGACGGTCGGAGCGGGAGGCGGATGTCCTTGCCACATTGGGCGCAACGCTCGGCCGGGCGGGCCGGAGCCGCGAAGGTCTGGCACGCCTCGATCGTGCGGTCGAGCTCAGTCGCGGCGCGCTGACCGGGCGCGTGCTGGTGCGGCGCGCCGACGTACTGCTGGTGCTGGGGCGGCATCGCGAGGCGCTGGACGATCTGCGGCTGGCGATCGCGCGGCTGCGGCGTTCGGGCGATCAGGTCTGGGAGGCGCGGTCGCGAAACTATCGCGGTTTCATCCAGCTCGCATTGGGTGGGACGAAGCGGGCCGATGCGGATTTTGCCGTCGCCGAGAAGTTGTACGCCGCGACCGGTCAGGAGTTCGAGTACGCCGAGGCGCGACAGAATCGCGGATTGGTCGCGTACTCGCGCGGCGATCTGCCGTCGGCGCTGCGCTACCTGGACGAAGCGGGACGCCGGTTCGCCGCGGTCGGTGTGGTCTGGCCGGACCTCGCGATCGACCGCTGCGGCGTACTGCTCGCGGCCGGGCTCAGCGCGGAGGCGTTGGCCGAGATGGATCAGGCGATCGCCCAGATGGAGGCAGAGGGCGGGACGGCGACCAAACGGGGCGAGCTGTGGTTCGCGGCGGCGACGGCCGCACTGGCGGCGGGTGATCCGCAGGCCGCGCAGGATCGGGCGGACCGGGCGCGGCGGTTGTTCTCCGCGCAGCGCCGGGAGTGGTGGTCGGTGCGGTCGTCGATGGTGCAGTTGGAGGCGCGCTATCAGGCCGGCGAGCGTGGTGAGCCGTTGCTGCGCCGGGTGAGTGCGGCGGCTCGGCGGTTGGATGCGTTGGGCGCGTCCGAGGCATCCGCGGCGCATCTGCTGGCCGGTCGGCTCGCGTTGGCCGATGGCCGGTCGCGGACCGCGGATCGTGAACTGGAGTTGGCCGGGCAGCACAGCAAGGACGCGCCGCCGATGGCGCGGAGCTCGGCCTGGCTGGGGAAGGCATTGCGCGCGGAGGCTCGGTCCGATGTGCGCGGGATGTTGTCGGCGTGCGGTCGCGGGCTCGATGCGTTGGACGAGCATCGGCTGACGATGGGTGCGACCGAGCTGCGTGCGTTGGCGACGGGCCAGGGCGCCGAGTTGGCGGAGCTGGCGCTGCGGGATGCGTTGCGGCGGGATGATCCGCGGCGGTTGCTGGTCTGGGGGGAGCGGTGGCGGGCGACGGCGTTGGGCGTTCCGCCGGTTCGGCCGTCGGACGACGAGCAGTTGGGTGCTGACCTTGCCGCGCTGCGGGACGTCGTACGGCGGTCGGATGCGTCGCCTGATCCTGCGTTGGAGAAGGAACGCCGGCGGCTGGAGAAGGCTGTTCGGGATCGTGCGCTGCGGGCGCAAGGTGGGGCATTGGGTGGTGCGGCGTCGCGGTTCGACGTCGATGGTCTGGTTGATGCGTTGGGCGAGACGGTGCTCGTCGAGCTGATCGAGGTCGACGGCGTGTTGCATGCGGTGGTGGTGCGCGACGGGCGGATCACCCGGCATGAGGTCGGCCCGATGGCGGCCGCAGCAGTCGAGGTCGAACGCTCGCGCTTCCGGCTGCGCTGGCTGGCACACGCCCGCCCACAAGCGCGCCCCCATGGGGGCCGGATGGCGGGTGGGCGGGACTACCGAGGGCCTTCCCTCGACGTGCTCGGGCAGCGGTTGGGGGATGCGATTCTCGGGGCGGCGGTTGAGCGGCTGGGGGATCGGGCGGTGGTGATGGTGCCGCCGGGGCGGTTGCAGGCGTTGCCGTGGGGGCTGGTGCCGGCGTTGGCGGAGCGGGCCGTCAACGTGGTGCCGTCGGCGGCGGTCTGGTTGCGGGCGCGGCGGCTGCGGCCGCCGGCCGACCGGCGCGTCGTGCTCGTGCTGGGGCCGGGGTTGTCGGCGGGCCGGGCCGAGGTGATGCGACTGGCCGCGAAGTACCCGGACGCGACCGTGCTCGCCGACGGCGACGCGACCGCCGAGAAGGTACTGCGTGAGCTCGACGGCGCGTGGATCGCGCACATCGCGGCGCACGGGACGTTCCGCGCGGACAGTCCGATGTTCTCGTCGTTGCGGCTCGACGACGGGCCACTGACCGTGTACGACTTCGAGCGGCTGCGCAGAGCGCCGTACCGGATGGTGCTGTCGAGCTGCGACTCCGGCCTGGCCAAGCCCGTCGGCGCGGACGAGTTGCTGGGGTTGAGCAGCAGCCTGATCCCGTTGGGCGCGGCCGGGATCCTGGCGAGCGTCGTCCCGGTGAACGATCCGGCGACCGCGCCGTTGATGCTCGCGTTGCACGACAACCTGCAGGCCGGTCAGTCGCTGGCGACCGCGTTCGCCGGTGCCCGGACCGAGGCGCGCGGCGATCCGGTCACGATCGCCGCGGCGCGATCGTTCGTCGCCCTCGGCGCCTAG
- a CDS encoding TetR/AcrR family transcriptional regulator: MPVKAGERLDPEATKARILKAAAEVFGRRGIHATGINEIVEAAGASKLTIYKNFGSKDGLVEAVLADRTQRVRAWHNEAVEQAPPGRDQILAVFDLIASWYAEAGFRGCAMMNAATEDRGQDGAPRRLAREHLAFYRELFERLLKGAGAHDPERTARQLVVVLEGATLISAVDQDPGLGAEARAIVETLLASAL; this comes from the coding sequence ATGCCGGTCAAGGCTGGGGAGCGGTTGGATCCGGAGGCCACGAAGGCCCGGATCCTGAAGGCGGCGGCGGAGGTGTTCGGCCGGCGCGGGATCCACGCGACCGGGATCAACGAGATCGTCGAGGCCGCGGGCGCGTCGAAGCTGACCATCTACAAGAACTTCGGCTCCAAGGACGGTCTGGTCGAGGCCGTGCTCGCCGACCGCACGCAGCGGGTCCGCGCCTGGCACAACGAAGCGGTCGAGCAGGCACCGCCCGGCCGGGATCAGATTCTCGCCGTCTTCGACCTGATCGCCAGTTGGTACGCCGAGGCCGGGTTCCGCGGCTGCGCGATGATGAACGCCGCCACCGAGGACCGCGGCCAGGACGGCGCGCCGCGGCGACTTGCGCGAGAGCATCTCGCCTTCTACCGCGAGCTTTTCGAGCGATTGCTGAAGGGTGCGGGGGCTCATGATCCGGAGCGGACGGCGCGACAGCTGGTCGTCGTACTGGAAGGCGCGACGCTGATCAGCGCGGTCGACCAGGACCCTGGACTCGGGGCCGAGGCTCGGGCAATCGTGGAGACACTGCTCGCCTCGGCGCTCTGA